The Phaeocystidibacter marisrubri genomic interval AGTAGTAGGAATCACGCGATTTTGTGAGCGCCCCCGTGAGTGGTTCTATCGAAAAGCTCGAGTGGGAGGCACCAAAGACGTGGATATTGAACGTATCAATGCGCTCAAACCCGATTTGATAATCGGGAATGCCGAGGAGAACACCAAGCCCATTATTTCCAAACTGGAACAACTCTATCCCGTTTGGATGAGTGATGTTAAAACACTCGAACAGGCCTACGAGATGATGGAACAAATTGGCTTCATCACAACTAGAGCCGACTCTGCCACAGATTGGGTACATCGTATTCGCGAACAATTTGAAATCTTCAAGACGCCCAAAACTGGAGATAGAATTCTCTATCTCATTTGGCAAGACCCGTGGATGGCAGTAGGCAGAGACACCTTCATTCACGATATGATCGAAAAAGCAGGCTTTGAAAACTGTATTACGGAACCCGATTCACGCTACCCTACCCTAACCGAAGTAGAGATTGCAAACTATAATCCGGATTGGGTGTTCTTGAGTTCAGAACCTTATCCTTTTAACGAAAAGCACCTGGGAGAATTTGAACAAAACCTTCACTTGCAAGCTAAACTCGTGGATGGAGGAATGTTCAGTTGGTATGGGACTCGACTCTATCACTCACCCAATTACTTTGCTCAACTGAGGAGAGAGTTGAAATTGTAATGCGGAATACCTGACTATCCGTATCCTATATTTGAAGTATTAACTCGATCTCTATCCTGACGTGCGCATATTCGAGAAAATTGCCATCTCCACTTGGACCAGTCCCACAAAATGGATTGTGACCATCACACTCCTATCCCTGTTTTTCCTCAGTGGAATTCCCTTTTTGCAATTTGAGTTCGACTTAATGCGCTTCAATAGCGAAGAGCTCGAAGTCACTTCAACCTATCACCTTTTTGAAAGTGAGTTCGGCCCTACCGAACGACGCGTATTTCTCATCCCCAAAACCGAACATCACGCTTTTCACAGAGAAACACTGCGCGAGTTAAGCACACTGAGTGACACTCTAAAAAACATACCCGGGATTGTAGAGATCTCATCCCTTGAAAATCTCGTTCTGCCCATTTACATGGGTTTTGGCTACGTACCAGAAAACAAAGTAATCCATGGTGAAATCTCGGAATCCGATTCGGCAGTAATTCGAAATCTCCCCATTGCCGAGTATTCGCTATTTACAAAAAATGCGCGCTACCCTGTTTTAACGATTACCATTGACCAACGCGTCACCATAGAGCGGATGAACGAAATTCTCGAGTCTGTTCATAGCCTGAGTAGTGATCGATTCTCAGAACATCACCTCATGGGACGCCATTGGGCCGAATATCAATACAACCAAATGCTAACCACAGAGACTTTCAAAGGATTGGCCAGTGCTGTTTTGATTGTAATTGTGATGCTTTGGATCCTTTTTAAGAGAATCGGAAGTATTCTACTCCCTGCGCTTGCTATCCTAACAGGAATGTTCTCCTTTTTTGGACTAAAAGGTTGGGCGGGATGGCCCATGGACATACTCGGTACGCTCTTCCCTCCGCTCCTTCTCATTGTAGGTTTGAGCGATGTGGTTCACCTCTATGCAAAGGTTCAATGGCGATTGACCCAGGGCAACGAGTTGAAGACAGCAATTCGCGAGGCTTGGAAAGAAACGGGAGCTGCTACCTTTCTCACTTCCCTCACTACTGCCATCGGATTCATGAGTCTGCTCACCACGGATGTACTTCCCATTCGAAACTTTGGCGTAGAAGCCGGTTGGAGTGTATTAATCATGTTCATTTCTTGCCTGGTCGTGATGCCGCTCTTCTTCCGTTTGGCAGTCAACCGACCTGCCTTGCTTCCGGCACCTGCCACCAACAAAAACTGGAATGAACTCTCCGATAGGGTCACGCAACTCTCCAAAAGAAATTGGCCTGTTCCCATTCTCTTTACTCTTGCCGCAATGTTCTCCATTTATCAAGCCAGCAAAGTTGAGTCTGGAGTGGTGAACTACTGGCAAATTGAACCGAGTTCCACACTTGGGAAGGATATTCAATTCTTTGAAGAGGAAGACGGAGGCCTTAGAAATCTAGATATTGGAGTTGTCCATGCCGACACATCACTTCGAATGGATACACCAGAAGATATGCGCCTCGTTGCACAGTTCACCGAGCGGTTGCGATCTAATCCGGCCATTGGCGCGGTGATCAGCTCAAGCGACGTACCAAGTCTACTCAACATGACGCGCATGGGTGGTCAGCTTCAACAGTTTAAGATGGGTGAAAGTGATCGTCAAGTGGAAAGCGACTTAGATTGGTGGGCTTCAAATGATCCAGAATCGAATTACGCCCTGATCAGCAAGAACAGCAATATCGCTCGTGTCATTCTTCGATTGCAGAATGTAAAAACAGACAGTGCCCGTGCCATTCAGGATTGGATTTCAGATGAATTGCACGCTCTATCTAGCGAACACAAAGTCATCTTTACCGGAAACAGTCTCATCATGGATACCATGAATGATCGATTGGTTGAAAACATGATGACGAGTTTGCTGCTGGCCTTTTTAGTCATCGCTGTTCTCATGAGCTTCATGTTCAAGTCACTTCGCATGCTCATCCTCTCACTCATTCCCAACACTTTTCCTTTGGTCATTGCCATTGGGGTGATTGGAGGAATGGCCATTCCTATGGGGACCAGCATTGCGATGGTCCTTACTATTGCCTTTGTGATTGCTGTAGACGACACCATTCACTACTTGATGAAGTTTAGAAATGAAATACAAAAGACAAACCGTATTGAAGAAGCGGTTAAAAATACCACTGCCCAAGTAGGACGAGCCATGATTTTGAGCTCTACGGTGATGCTGGCAGCTTTCATTCCACTCTTCTTTTCCAGCTTCTTGGAAGAAAAATACTTCGCTGCGGTATTGAGCATCGTGGTCATTTCAGCACTATTAGCCGATTTAATTGTGCTTCCTTGGCTACTCCTTCGGTTTTACAAGCGCAAGTAGATGGGGTTATTAACTGACAATCACCTCCGTGAATGCTCAAACATTTTATTTCAGGATGCCAAGAGATTGGAAAAGAATGTCGATATTTGCGCCCTTAAAATCATTATTTATTAATCAACAGGGTTTCGGACCCTTAACCGATTAAACATGGCAACAAGAATTCGTTTGCAGCGTCACGGTCGTAAGCGCCGCGCAATTTTCACCATCGTAGTAGCTGATCAACGTGCTAAGCGTGACGGTCGTTACATCGAGAAAATTGGTCAGTACAATCCTAACACCAATCCAGCAACAATCGATCTTAACTTCGATAAGGCTGTTGAGTGGGTTATGAGTGGTGCTCAACCATCAGACACTGTACGTGCCATCTTGTCTTACAAGGGCGTTATGATGAAGAAGCACCTTCTTGAAGGTGTGAAGAAAGGCGCCTTGACTGAGGATCAAGTGGAAGAAAAGTTCAACGCATGGTTGGAAGCGAAAGAAAACCGCATCCAGGCTAAGCGTGAAGGCTTGGTGAACGCAACTGAATCACAGAAAAAGGCTCGCTTGGAAGCTGAGGCTGAAGTGAACAAGAAGCGTGCTGAAGCTATCGCCGCAAAGAATGCCCCTGAAGCTCCGGCTGAAGAAGAAGTAGCTGAAGAAGCTACTGCTGAGGCAACTGAAGAAGCTCCAGAAGCAACCACAGAGGAAGCTCCTGCTGCTGAAGGTGAAGAAAAAGCTGCTGAGTAATCTAATTAATTGACGTACCATGCGTACCGAAGACTGTTTCGTACTCGGAACCATTATACGTCAACACGGTTACAAAGGCGATGTAGTTGCGAAGATCGATACTGATCGACCAGAGCACTATGACAAGTTGGGATCAGTTCTCTTGGAAAGCCAAGGGGGACTGATCCCTTTCTTTTTGGATCATTCTCAGCTCTTGAAGAAAGATCAACTCCTCCTCAGATTTGAAGGGGTTAAAAGCGCTAAGGAGGCAGATGCTTTTATGGGAAAGGAACTTTTCCTCCCACTAAACATGCTTCCAAAACTAACCGGGAAATCGTTCTACTATCACGAAATCATTGGCTTTAAAGCATATGATGGCGAATCACTAATTGGTGAAGTGGCCGAAGTGATAGAAAGACCTGGACAACCCGTATTGCTCATTAAAGACGGTGTGAGTGAAATTCTCATTCCCGCAGTAGACGACTTTATCGATTCCATTGACCGTTCATCATCTAGTTTGTACCTTCAACTTCCCGAAGGATTGATTGACGTCTATCGATAAAATCTCGAATGAGACAACCTCCATTAGAACCGCGCGTACTGCAAAATATTTTCATGTTGCTCCTGTTCGCTCAATTGGCGTTTCTGGGGATTGTACTTATGTTCTTACGGGAACCCAACCATTTCATCTTCAATTTCACAAACCTCGCACATTGGGCCATGCCCATTGGTGTTGTGGCGCTCGATTGGGTCTCATGGAATACCTTCAAGCAGAAAGTTGGAGACATGACGGAGGAACAAGATATCATCGAAAGAGTGAATGTCCTCCAAGGTGCGTATATCATTCTTTGGGTGATGGTTCAAGCGGGGACTTTCCTGCTTCTCACCTTTTCCATCGTTGAAGAAAACGACTACTTTATCCTCTTGGCCGTAGCACAGATTCTCTTCTATATCACACTCCGACCTCGCCTTTTTAACTTTTCTGAACAACTGTAGAAATGGGCAACCCCTATTTTAAGTTCAAGCAATTTACCGTCCATCACGACCGATGTGCAATGAAAGTAGGAATGGACGGTTCACTGCTCGGCGCTTGGGCGGGAGCAGAACTTCATCCTTCACGGATTCTGGATATCGGAACAGGAACAGGATTGATCGCACTGATGTGTGCACAACGATATCCTGATGCTGAGATTACTGGCATTGACATTCAATCTACTTGTGTAAATCAAGCCAAAGAAAATGTTGCAAATTCCCCCTTCTCTAGCCGAATAACGATTGAGGTCACACCCGTTCAATACTTCAATAGTTCAGTACGATTCGACCTCATTGTTTGCAATCCTCCATTCTTTAATCGCAGCAGTCAATCTGGACAAAGCAACCGGGATACCGCTCGCCATGATGATAACCTCTCCTTTCCCGATTTGGCCAAACACGCCGTTCGACTGTTGAACAAGGACGGCATTTTTTCATTGATCATTCCAGAGGATAGAGCTTCTGAATTTATGGCCATTGCAGAGAGTGAAGGACTGCATTTGGTGCGAAGTGTCAAAGTTCGAGGTCGAATCGGTGGCGTTGTAAAGCGAAGATTACTCGAATTTTCTCCAAGCTATCCAATTGAGGCCCCACATCTGGACGAACTAGCGGTAGAGGCCGACATTAAAATATGGACTGAGGAGTACAAGTCATTGTTGCGGGATTTCTATGTGGTGTTGTGAAGGTATGCGCTGGGTCACACCTCGTTTCACAAAGTGCAGTAACACACCACAACAAATAGCCGCGAATGCAGGAAAAACAGAGATAAAGAGCATACCATTCAACCTTGCATTATTGAAAACACGTTGTGTATTCTCTTCCAGCTTATACGCTAGTTCGCGACTGTCCATATCTGACTCAGGAGAACAAGAGAGAACAGTGGCAACGAATGCAAATAGAATGATTCTTGGAATTAAAGCGGCGTAGGTGAGAGTGATAGAACGCATACTTGTCTGCAATTAAATGGAGGTCTTAGATACCCTATTCATCTGTAATGTACAGAATGTTATATCATCAATATTTGAACGATAGCATGTATGACGTGTACTTAGGCTTAAGAATAGAAGAATTAAGAAGGAAGAGTGTTGTGAATTGGCAGTACTGGCTGGGTATGTTGCTGGGGACTTCGTCCCTCCCCTCCCCATGTTCAATTTCGGAATAGTCTTTTGAAAAGGCGGAAATCTCAAACTAGAAAATTAAAACTTTCAAAATGAATCGTTTGTATGCGTTTATCATACGACTACACACATTCACTATTCCTACTTTGAAAGCGGGGATGCGGGTAGCATCCCCGGGCAGAAACAAAAAAAGCACCGCTGTTATGGCGGTGCTTCTCTATTACATTCCGTAGATAAATCGCAAGGAAGTATCCACGAACTATTCTAATATCCTTGGTACTCCACTTCTTTTTCGTGAAATACGATACCGTTTGCGGCCAATTCCTCTAGCATTGGTAGGTAAATCTCTTTCGAAATGGGTAAGTGAACTCCCGGTGTGCTAATCTTTCCTTCCAAAATGAATCGAGTGGCAATTCCCACAGGTAAACCCACGGTTTTGGCCATAGAAGTTGCCTCTGCATTCTCTCCTTTGGCTATCATATGACTCTCAATCATCTTGCGCTCTCCGTCCAAAATGTATCCGAACTTGTGCCACATCACTATCATATCCTTGTCATCTGGCTTCATGGTCCACTTCTTCTCAAGAATCTGCTGCAATGCTTGCGCTGGAGTCGCTTTGTCTAGCCCGATTGGTGTGTCTTTGAAGATATCTAGCCACTCGAGTTTTTCCATCAATTCTGAATCTTGTGGAATCTGCAAATAGTGCATCAGCTTGAGCTCTACCGAATCATTGGGGTTGTATCCCAAGAACGTATTCAAGAACGAACGGTGAGTCATTTCACTCACACCCTCTAATTCATAGCTGTCATCTGTCATTCCCAGTTTCACAAACACGTCCCAAGCTCTACAAAAACCTGGTCGGCGAAGTGTTCCTCTGTAGATCGTTGGGATGTTCTCCAAGCCATATACACTGCGGTAGCGAAGGGAATCGCGATTTGCATATCCTTCAAAACGACCGTATTCAGGGATGTCAATAAACTCCGTTCTTCTGAAGAGCTGGTGATATGGAATGTATTTATACAGTCCCTCTTGCTTGAATTTCACAGCTCCGCCAGCGCCAGCGAGCACCACGTTTCTCGGGTTCCATGAGAACTTGTATCCCCATGGGTTATCATCTGATTCTGGAGCCACAAGACCACCCGTAAACGATTCGAAAATGGTCATTTCACCACCTTTTGATCGAATCTCATCTAAAACCTTCATGGCCGACAAGTGATCAATTCCAGGGTCAACGCCTATTTCATTCATCAAAACCACTCCTGCTTCTACAGCTTTGTCATGGAGTGCATTCATTTGATCACTCACATAACTGGCCGTTACCATGTGTTTCTTAAATCGAACACAATCTTCAGCAACGGGTACGTGCATGTGGGCAGGTAGCATAGAAATAACGAGGTCTACTTTCTGGATAGCCTCACTCCGCTCTGCATCATTGGTAATATCTAAAGAAACGGCACTCAATCGCTCGTTTGATCCCGCTCTCTTCTGGGCGAGCTTTATGTCTCTATCACAAATCGTTATGTGCCAATCGGAATCTACAGCATGTGAGCTCAAGTAATCAACAAGACTCTGTGTCGATCTTCCGGCACCAATCAATAGTATGTTTTTCATCGTAATGTCATACGTTCAACGGTTCACAATCATGGGGACGTAAAGTTAGAAATCGAACAGCGTCTACCATGAGAAAGCGACGATTTTTCTTAGCTTTCGGCCCATGTTCGGAAGAAGATTTGCTCTGCCATTAGCTATGTTGCTGTTAGTCTGTAAAGTGTACGGACAAACTCTGCAAATAAAAGCACCGTTTGATGTCTCGGTTAGCGTGAATGGCTTCGTATCCCCCGAGGCTCAGCGTGAATTTTCCTTTCAAATTGTAGATACCAATCGTGTAAAATTGATCATTCGATCAGGAGATAGTCTCGTTTTGAACCGAATGATTGTGTTCCAGAGCAAAAATCAACGCCAATATGTGATTGAGAAGAACGCCATAAATCAATGGAAGCTGTTCTATCGATCCAATGAACGGATAACGGCGGCCACTTCCAATTTCACTGCATGGGAACGAGATACCACAGAGATGGTAATCGTAAAGAGTACACTCGCTCCCATTCAACAACACCTTCCCGACTCCGTAGTCAACCACCTCACAGTTAACGATTCGCTTCGCCCTTCCATCAAGATAGAACCTCCCATTCGAGAATTTGAAATCGTCAAATCCCGATTTGCAGAGATTGCCTTCGAATTTGAGAGGACGCGTAAGATTATTGAATGGGGAGAAGAGGCGCATCCGACTTCAGGTCAGATTGGGGAATTGCTTGAACTCACATCCTACGACCCTTCAAAGCTGATGATTCTCAAATCGCTCTATGAATACTGCAGCGATCCAGAAAACTACATGCAATTGAGAGATCATTTGCAACACGAATCGAATAAAGTTCAATTTGACGCATTAATCAACACATGGAACGAACTGGAATGACGACGGGCTCTATTATGATGGTATTGGCCATTGTACTCGGAGCGATGGGCGCACATGCCCTAAAAGCTGTTCTTTCGATAGAGGAATTAGCCAGCTATGAAACGGCTGTAAAATACCAAGTTTATCACGCATTGGCCTTCTTGATTCTATCCAACAAAAAAGGCTTTACAAAAGGAGTATACGCTTTTATGATTTCGGGTGTTATTCTATTCTCTGGATCCATCTACCTACTTGTGCTTGACCGTTCTATGGGTATGGATTTCAGTTCAATTGGATTTACAACTCCTGTTGGAGGAGTGCTTTTAATCATCGGTTGGAGCTTATTAGTTATCAACATATTACGCGAAAAATCAACAAAATGAACCTGTATTAGAGCATAAGTGCCTAATTTTGCAGGATAACCCACAAGTCGAATTCTGTCTCATGAGTAATGAAGCCATCAAACCGACCCATTCCGATCTCAGCGGATTAGGTATACGGGATGCGCAAGTGCATTGGAATCTGAGCCCAGAGAACCTCGCCAACATCAGTGTTGAGAACAACATGGCCGTACGTGCCGATTCTGGCGCCATTTCAGTAAATACCGGTGAGTTTACCGGACGTTCACCGAAAGACCGCTTTATCGTACGTGACAGCATCACTGAAGATCATGTATGGTGGGGGGACATCAACATCGGATTTGATCCCGAAGCTTTTGATCGTTTACAAGCTAAAGTATGTGCGTACCTTTCTGGTAAAGAAATCTACGCGCGTGACGTACAAGCGTGTGCCGACGAGCGCTACAAAATCAATATCCGCGCTATCAACGAACTCCCTTGGAGCAACTTGTTCGTGAACAACATGTTCATCCGTCCAAGTGCAGAGGAGCTCGCAAACTTTGACCCTGAATGGACCATCATCAACGCTCCTGGCTTTAAAGCCGATCCAGCAGTTGATGGTACGCGTCAGCATAACTTCGCTATCCTCAGCTTCACCAAAAAGACTATCCTCATTGGAGGTACAGGTTATACAGGTGAAATGAAGAAGGGAATTTTCTCGGCGTTGAACTTTATTCTTCCTCATCAACAGAACACGCTTTCTATGCACTGTTCTGCAAACGTAGGTGAAGATGGAGACACCGCTGTATTCTTCGGTCTTTCTGGTACTGGAAAAACGACGCTTTCCGCGGATCCAAATCGCAAACTCATCGGTGACGACGAGCACGGCTGGACTGCTGACAATGCCATCTTCAATTTTGAAGGAGGATGTTATGCCAAGGTGATTGACCTAAGTGCAGAGAAAGAACCAGATATCTTCAACGCCATCAAGCCAGGTGCGTTGCTAGAGAATGTTACGTTTGTGAATGGTAATGAGGTAGACTTCCACGATAAGTCGATTACCGAGAATACTCGCGTGAGCTACCCGCTCGAGCACATTCGCAACATCCAAACTCCATCTGTTGGTCACAATCCGAAGAATATTTTCTTCTTAACAGCTGATGCAACGGGAGTTTTGCCTCCAATCTCTAAGTTGACACCAGGTCAGGCTGCTTACCACTTCATCTCTGGATACACAGCTAAAGTGGCTGGTACAGAAGCGGGGATCACTGAACCTGTTGCAGCATTTAGTGCGTGTTTTGGAGCTCCATTCATGCCTCTTCACCCAACCGTATATGCTGAGATGCTTTCTAACAAAATGCAGGAAGCTGGTGTAAACGTTTGGTTGATTAACACAGGCTGGTCGGGCGGTGCTTACGGTACGGGTTCACGTATCAAATTGAAGTACACACGCGCCATGATTACTGCAGCCCTAGCAGGAGAATTGGACAACTCAGATTACATCGAACATCCAGTGTTTGGTCTATTTATGCCAACCTCTTGCCCGAATGTTCCAGACGAAATCCTCGATCCTAAGAGCACATGGGCAGATGCAGAAGCATACGATGAAGCGGCAATGACACTCGCTGCTAAGTTTGAGAAAAACTTCAGCAAATTCGCTTCAGACGCGAATGAAGAGATCTTGAACGGCGGTCCTAAAGTGTCTGCACGAGTATAATTCTCGATATATTCTATTTGAAAGAGCTCCCACATGGGGGCTCTTTTTTTATGCCTACTCTATACATTGCTAAATTGATATATTTTTGCTAAATATGTATATATATTCATCTAAGTAGCTATGGATTCGACAATTGTATGTCCTAAGTGTGGATCAGAATCCCACGTAAAAAGCGGAGTTGTGAACAATCGACAACGTTACAAATGTAAGCAATGTGGGTACCACTACACCGTACAGAAGCTGGGCAAGAAAATTGACGATTACTATGTAACCAAGGCTATACAGCTTTACGTTGAAGGCGTGTCATACCGCGAAATAGAACGAATTCTGGGCATTAGTCATGTCAGTATTATGAACTGGATTAAGGCCTACAAAATCAAGCGACCAGAAAAATTGCACTATCGACCTACTTACAAGATTCTGACGCATTCTGAATTAACCAAGCACATCTCTGAAAGAGATAACCTACATGGTGCGGGACTAATGATTACCGAACTTGGTGACAAATTCATGATGATTAAATGGGAGCGCTTTAGAGAGTAGTAACTATATACATTTGCAAAAAACTATATCACTTTTTCATTTGAGGTAGCAATTGCGAAGCTTTGGTAAGCCGAGTTCCCCGAGTCGGTTTGAACAAAGAACGTTAACCTAACACCCGCTACACATGAAAAAGTCGCTACTCCTAGCCACGTTTCTTTCAGCATTTATGGGCTTTGAGGCAATCTCTCAACAAACTCCTCCCGCAGAATACGGTGGAGGATTGAAAGTAGACCTCAACGAATCGGGCTCAAAGTATTTCCGACTCATTACTTGGCATCAGTTCTGGCTGGATGTAAATGAAACCACCAACGCGAACAACGAAACCGAGTACAATGCTACTCCCATGTTAAGACGATCTAGATTCTTGCTTTATGCACAGTTGACAGATCGTTTTTTGATTTTGACTCATTTTGGATTGAATTCACTCACTCCGTCTGGACTACATCCTACCGGACAATCTTCACAGACACAGTTGTTCATGCACGATGCATGGGTTGAGTACAAAGTGATGGATGAGTTATACGTAGGTGGTGGTCTTCATTACTGGAATGGTATTTCTCGATTGAACAATCAAAGTACTTTGAACTTCCTCCCCCTAGACAATCCGCGCTTTGCATGGGCATCTCTCGGAACGACCGACCAATTTGCACGTCATCTCGGCATCTACGCCAAGGGAAAAGTGGGTAAACTCGATTATCGCTTTGCATGGAATGGTGCCATGGTATATTCGGTTGACGCAGGCGCAGGCCTCACTCCTACCACTACTCAAGCCGTATACACAGGTAGAGCAACGCTAGGACTAGAGGCCTCGAATGTTTACGCAGGCTATGTGAACTATCAATTCTGGGATCAAGAGAGCAACAAACTTCCCTACTTTGTGGGTTCTTACTTGGGAGCGAAAAAAGTTCTCTCTGTAGGTGCTGGATTCTATGCTCACCCGAACGGTTCCGTCCTTCTAGATTCTAATGACCCTACTCAAGTGGTAGGTGAAGACGTACTCATCTTTGCAGCAGATGCGTTCATGGAATTGCCTATCGGCGATAACAACCAATCTCTTACGGCTTACGCCAGCTTCCAGTCGAACGATTACGGCACCAATTACCAAATGGGCGGTGGAAGTCTAGATATCTTCACCGGAAGTGTCCTCTACGCACAAGCAGGATATGTCCTTCCGAACAGTGGCGCATGGGCATGGCAGCCGTATTTCACTTTCGCCCAAAAGAACATCACCAATGGCGGTGAATCTCTTTCCGATATCGGAATAGGTATCAATAGTCTGATCACCGGCCACAACGCAAAATTATCTCTAGAATACCGAAACGTTGGTAACCTCACCGGTTCTACCAATCGCTTCATTCTACAGGCTGTAGTCTTCCTATAACACTTAAACCCTCGCCTTATGTCTAAAGAAAAAATGAAGGAATACTGGAAGAAGAACATCTCTAAGATGATTCTCCTCCTGTCCATCTGGTTCATCGTATCCTTCGTGTTTGGGATACTCTTGGTTGAGCCGCTCAATACCATTCAGCTCGCTGGTTTCCCACTGGGGTTCTGGTTTGCTCAACAGGGCTCAATCTATGTCTTTGTGATTCTCATTTTCGTCTATGTACGAATGATGAACAAGCTCGACAAAGAATACGACGTACACGAATAATACTAAAACACGAAAAAGATGGATATTCAAGATTGGACCTACATCCTTGTAGGTATATCATTCGCCCTCTACATCGGTATTGCCATCTGGAGTAGAGCGGGATCAACAAAAGATTTCTACGTGGCAGGCGGAGGCGTTCCTCCAATTGCAAACGGTTTAGCTACTGCGGCCGACTGGATGAGTGCGGCTTCGTTTATCTCCATGGCAGGTATCATTTCCTTCTCGGGTTATGATGGATCTGTATACCTGATGGGATGGACAGGCGGATATGTACTCCTGGCCCTGCTGCTGGCGCCGTATCTCCGAAAATTCGGAAAGTTCACCGTTCCTGACTTCATCGGTGATCGTTACTATTCGAATGTTGCACGTACCGTAGCGGTAATCGCCGCACTATTCGTGAGCTTCACCTATGTTGCGGGTCAGATGCGCGGCGTGGGGATTGTATT includes:
- a CDS encoding helical backbone metal receptor; translation: MNLTDQFGRNVEVPKDPQRIISLVPSQTELLADLHLDSRVVGITRFCERPREWFYRKARVGGTKDVDIERINALKPDLIIGNAEENTKPIISKLEQLYPVWMSDVKTLEQAYEMMEQIGFITTRADSATDWVHRIREQFEIFKTPKTGDRILYLIWQDPWMAVGRDTFIHDMIEKAGFENCITEPDSRYPTLTEVEIANYNPDWVFLSSEPYPFNEKHLGEFEQNLHLQAKLVDGGMFSWYGTRLYHSPNYFAQLRRELKL
- a CDS encoding efflux RND transporter permease subunit; this encodes MRIFEKIAISTWTSPTKWIVTITLLSLFFLSGIPFLQFEFDLMRFNSEELEVTSTYHLFESEFGPTERRVFLIPKTEHHAFHRETLRELSTLSDTLKNIPGIVEISSLENLVLPIYMGFGYVPENKVIHGEISESDSAVIRNLPIAEYSLFTKNARYPVLTITIDQRVTIERMNEILESVHSLSSDRFSEHHLMGRHWAEYQYNQMLTTETFKGLASAVLIVIVMLWILFKRIGSILLPALAILTGMFSFFGLKGWAGWPMDILGTLFPPLLLIVGLSDVVHLYAKVQWRLTQGNELKTAIREAWKETGAATFLTSLTTAIGFMSLLTTDVLPIRNFGVEAGWSVLIMFISCLVVMPLFFRLAVNRPALLPAPATNKNWNELSDRVTQLSKRNWPVPILFTLAAMFSIYQASKVESGVVNYWQIEPSSTLGKDIQFFEEEDGGLRNLDIGVVHADTSLRMDTPEDMRLVAQFTERLRSNPAIGAVISSSDVPSLLNMTRMGGQLQQFKMGESDRQVESDLDWWASNDPESNYALISKNSNIARVILRLQNVKTDSARAIQDWISDELHALSSEHKVIFTGNSLIMDTMNDRLVENMMTSLLLAFLVIAVLMSFMFKSLRMLILSLIPNTFPLVIAIGVIGGMAIPMGTSIAMVLTIAFVIAVDDTIHYLMKFRNEIQKTNRIEEAVKNTTAQVGRAMILSSTVMLAAFIPLFFSSFLEEKYFAAVLSIVVISALLADLIVLPWLLLRFYKRK
- a CDS encoding 30S ribosomal protein S16, whose translation is MATRIRLQRHGRKRRAIFTIVVADQRAKRDGRYIEKIGQYNPNTNPATIDLNFDKAVEWVMSGAQPSDTVRAILSYKGVMMKKHLLEGVKKGALTEDQVEEKFNAWLEAKENRIQAKREGLVNATESQKKARLEAEAEVNKKRAEAIAAKNAPEAPAEEEVAEEATAEATEEAPEATTEEAPAAEGEEKAAE
- the rimM gene encoding ribosome maturation factor RimM (Essential for efficient processing of 16S rRNA) yields the protein MRTEDCFVLGTIIRQHGYKGDVVAKIDTDRPEHYDKLGSVLLESQGGLIPFFLDHSQLLKKDQLLLRFEGVKSAKEADAFMGKELFLPLNMLPKLTGKSFYYHEIIGFKAYDGESLIGEVAEVIERPGQPVLLIKDGVSEILIPAVDDFIDSIDRSSSSLYLQLPEGLIDVYR
- a CDS encoding tRNA1(Val) (adenine(37)-N6)-methyltransferase — its product is MGNPYFKFKQFTVHHDRCAMKVGMDGSLLGAWAGAELHPSRILDIGTGTGLIALMCAQRYPDAEITGIDIQSTCVNQAKENVANSPFSSRITIEVTPVQYFNSSVRFDLIVCNPPFFNRSSQSGQSNRDTARHDDNLSFPDLAKHAVRLLNKDGIFSLIIPEDRASEFMAIAESEGLHLVRSVKVRGRIGGVVKRRLLEFSPSYPIEAPHLDELAVEADIKIWTEEYKSLLRDFYVVL
- a CDS encoding saccharopine dehydrogenase family protein, with product MKNILLIGAGRSTQSLVDYLSSHAVDSDWHITICDRDIKLAQKRAGSNERLSAVSLDITNDAERSEAIQKVDLVISMLPAHMHVPVAEDCVRFKKHMVTASYVSDQMNALHDKAVEAGVVLMNEIGVDPGIDHLSAMKVLDEIRSKGGEMTIFESFTGGLVAPESDDNPWGYKFSWNPRNVVLAGAGGAVKFKQEGLYKYIPYHQLFRRTEFIDIPEYGRFEGYANRDSLRYRSVYGLENIPTIYRGTLRRPGFCRAWDVFVKLGMTDDSYELEGVSEMTHRSFLNTFLGYNPNDSVELKLMHYLQIPQDSELMEKLEWLDIFKDTPIGLDKATPAQALQQILEKKWTMKPDDKDMIVMWHKFGYILDGERKMIESHMIAKGENAEATSMAKTVGLPVGIATRFILEGKISTPGVHLPISKEIYLPMLEELAANGIVFHEKEVEYQGY
- a CDS encoding DUF4476 domain-containing protein produces the protein MFGRRFALPLAMLLLVCKVYGQTLQIKAPFDVSVSVNGFVSPEAQREFSFQIVDTNRVKLIIRSGDSLVLNRMIVFQSKNQRQYVIEKNAINQWKLFYRSNERITAATSNFTAWERDTTEMVIVKSTLAPIQQHLPDSVVNHLTVNDSLRPSIKIEPPIREFEIVKSRFAEIAFEFERTRKIIEWGEEAHPTSGQIGELLELTSYDPSKLMILKSLYEYCSDPENYMQLRDHLQHESNKVQFDALINTWNELE
- a CDS encoding DUF423 domain-containing protein — protein: MERTGMTTGSIMMVLAIVLGAMGAHALKAVLSIEELASYETAVKYQVYHALAFLILSNKKGFTKGVYAFMISGVILFSGSIYLLVLDRSMGMDFSSIGFTTPVGGVLLIIGWSLLVINILREKSTK